In the Quercus lobata isolate SW786 chromosome 5, ValleyOak3.0 Primary Assembly, whole genome shotgun sequence genome, one interval contains:
- the LOC115992755 gene encoding probable isoaspartyl peptidase/L-asparaginase 3 isoform X1, whose product MSMATKNLLLPYVMFLTLLHLVLGNEAVNSGQYPLVVSTWPFLDAVRAGWRAVDSGLSAVDAVVEGCSACEELRCDGTVGPGGSPDENGETTIDALVMDGVTMEVGAVAAMRYVKDGIRAARLVMEHTKHTLLVGEQASAFAISMGLPGPTNLSSSESIAKWSKWKENSCQPNFWKNVVPANGCGPYHPRDSLDLIEGTCSKDVETVEPRSSLVGLHSHDTIAMAAIDKMGHIAVGTSTNGATFKIPGRVGDGPVTGSSAYADDEIGACGATGDGDIMMRFLPCYQVVESMRLGMEPKLAAKDAISRIARKFPDFVGAVFAINKNGVHAGASHGWTFQYSVRSPEMNDVEVFTVLP is encoded by the exons GTACTAGGAAATGAAGCTGTGAATTCAGGCCAGTACCCTTTGGTTGTGAGCACATGGCCCTTCTTAGATGCTGTTAGAGCTGGTTGGAGGGCTGTTGATAGTGGCCTTTCAGCCGTGGATGCTGTCGTGGAGGGTTGTTCGGCCTGCGAGGAACTTAGGTGTGATGGAACAG TTGGGCCTGGTGGAAGTCCAGATGAAAATGGGGAAACTACTATTGATGCTTTGGTCATGGATGGG GTGACAATGGAGGTTGGAGCTGTCGCTGCTATGAGGTATGTGAAGGATGGCATCAGAGCTGCAAGATTAGTAATGGAGCATACAAAACACACTTTGCTTGTTGGAGAGCAGGCCTCGGCATTTGCCATTTCAATGGGTCTTCCAGGACCCACAAACCTTAGTTCATCTGAGTCAATCGCAAAGTGGAGTAAATGGAAGGAAAATAGCTGCCAACcgaatttttggaaaaatgttgTACCTGCCAATGGTTGTGGCCCATATCATCCAAGGGATTCTCTTGACCTTATTGAAGGGACATGTTCCAAAGACGTGGAAACTGTTGAACCAAGATCTTCTCTTGTTGGTCTTCACAGCCACGACACTATAGCAATGGCTGCTATTGATAAA ATGGGGCACATTGCTGTTGGTACATCAACTAATGGAGCAACATTTAAGATCCCTGGCAG GGTAGGTGATGGGCCCGTCACAGGATCTTCAGCATATGCTGATGATGAAATTGGTGCATGTGGTGCAACTGGGGATGGTGACATTATGATGCGTTTCCTTCCATG TTATCAGGTTGTGGAGAGTATGAGATTAGGAATGGAACCTAAGCTTGCTGCTAAGGATGCAATATCACGAATAGCGAGAAAATTTCCTGATTTTGTGGGAGCTGTTTTTGCCATTAATAAGAATGGGGTGCATGCTGGTGCTAGCCATGGATGGACGTTTCAATACTCGGTGAGAAGTCCAGAAATGAATGATGTGGAGGTTTTCACTGTGCTGCCCTAA
- the LOC115992755 gene encoding probable isoaspartyl peptidase/L-asparaginase 3 isoform X2 translates to MEVGAVAAMRYVKDGIRAARLVMEHTKHTLLVGEQASAFAISMGLPGPTNLSSSESIAKWSKWKENSCQPNFWKNVVPANGCGPYHPRDSLDLIEGTCSKDVETVEPRSSLVGLHSHDTIAMAAIDKMGHIAVGTSTNGATFKIPGRVGDGPVTGSSAYADDEIGACGATGDGDIMMRFLPCYQVVESMRLGMEPKLAAKDAISRIARKFPDFVGAVFAINKNGVHAGASHGWTFQYSVRSPEMNDVEVFTVLP, encoded by the exons ATGGAGGTTGGAGCTGTCGCTGCTATGAGGTATGTGAAGGATGGCATCAGAGCTGCAAGATTAGTAATGGAGCATACAAAACACACTTTGCTTGTTGGAGAGCAGGCCTCGGCATTTGCCATTTCAATGGGTCTTCCAGGACCCACAAACCTTAGTTCATCTGAGTCAATCGCAAAGTGGAGTAAATGGAAGGAAAATAGCTGCCAACcgaatttttggaaaaatgttgTACCTGCCAATGGTTGTGGCCCATATCATCCAAGGGATTCTCTTGACCTTATTGAAGGGACATGTTCCAAAGACGTGGAAACTGTTGAACCAAGATCTTCTCTTGTTGGTCTTCACAGCCACGACACTATAGCAATGGCTGCTATTGATAAA ATGGGGCACATTGCTGTTGGTACATCAACTAATGGAGCAACATTTAAGATCCCTGGCAG GGTAGGTGATGGGCCCGTCACAGGATCTTCAGCATATGCTGATGATGAAATTGGTGCATGTGGTGCAACTGGGGATGGTGACATTATGATGCGTTTCCTTCCATG TTATCAGGTTGTGGAGAGTATGAGATTAGGAATGGAACCTAAGCTTGCTGCTAAGGATGCAATATCACGAATAGCGAGAAAATTTCCTGATTTTGTGGGAGCTGTTTTTGCCATTAATAAGAATGGGGTGCATGCTGGTGCTAGCCATGGATGGACGTTTCAATACTCGGTGAGAAGTCCAGAAATGAATGATGTGGAGGTTTTCACTGTGCTGCCCTAA